Proteins from a genomic interval of Paenibacillus sp. FSL H8-0048:
- a CDS encoding type 1 glutamine amidotransferase, whose protein sequence is MRIHCLQHVPFEAAEEISGWAVVKGHELTTTRLYESQALPAIRDFDMLVVMGGPMGVYDEALYSWMTAEKAFIKEAIHSHKLTLGICLGAQLIAEQIGGEVYPNKWKEIGWFPVRLTGDAQASAFFKGFPEQWVPFHWHGDTFSLPAGARRLASSLGCAHQCYEYEDYVVGLQFHLEVNESSIRKIITNCAGELEPGEYIQAPSEMTDQAERIIASNTLLFILLDAMEEKYLSRTS, encoded by the coding sequence ATGAGAATTCATTGCTTGCAGCATGTTCCGTTTGAAGCGGCGGAGGAAATCTCAGGTTGGGCAGTGGTCAAGGGGCATGAGCTAACAACAACACGGCTGTATGAGAGTCAGGCTCTGCCTGCTATCCGGGATTTCGATATGCTCGTGGTGATGGGCGGCCCGATGGGAGTATATGATGAAGCACTATACTCTTGGATGACGGCAGAGAAAGCCTTCATTAAAGAAGCGATCCACTCGCATAAGCTGACGCTGGGAATCTGTCTGGGGGCGCAGCTTATTGCTGAACAAATCGGCGGAGAGGTCTACCCTAACAAGTGGAAGGAGATCGGCTGGTTCCCTGTCAGGCTAACGGGAGATGCGCAGGCTTCTGCCTTTTTCAAAGGGTTCCCGGAGCAATGGGTGCCGTTTCACTGGCATGGAGATACCTTCAGTCTGCCTGCCGGAGCGAGGAGGCTTGCTTCCAGCCTGGGCTGTGCCCATCAGTGTTATGAATATGAGGATTATGTAGTCGGCCTGCAGTTCCATCTGGAGGTTAATGAATCCAGCATCCGCAAAATCATTACAAATTGTGCCGGAGAGCTGGAGCCTGGCGAGTATATTCAAGCACCGTCCGAAATGACAGATCAGGCAGAGCGAATAATAGCGTCTAATACCCTGCTGTTCATACTCCTGGATGCGATGGAAGAGAAGTATTTGTCCAGAACTTCTTAA
- a CDS encoding dihydrodipicolinate synthase family protein produces MKRLNVAIPTPFHKDEGLNVEGFEAIVAYQKQNGIESLLISGSTGEQHSMSIGERLEIIEYFNQQRFQGIELVFGASAIRTRDAVTLVQALETSVMDAIMIGFPPYIRPTQQQAIAYVEELLSHTSKPVALYNNPGRTGFDLTPESLYTLIRRYPNIVGYKETGDLQRHAGVEYPEEFILFAAGDMKLVENFDSGPCNGLSSVAGNIYPREIKAAVERLLRQEQVEAGPIEERVSRVFNGHALINIKQHYNSIGIQAGVCRAPLL; encoded by the coding sequence ATGAAAAGATTAAATGTAGCGATCCCTACGCCTTTTCATAAGGATGAAGGTCTGAATGTAGAAGGATTCGAAGCCATTGTCGCCTACCAGAAGCAGAATGGTATCGAATCGCTGCTTATCTCAGGAAGCACCGGTGAGCAGCATTCGATGAGTATCGGGGAGAGACTGGAGATCATTGAGTACTTCAATCAGCAGCGATTCCAAGGGATAGAGCTGGTCTTCGGGGCTTCAGCTATCAGAACCCGGGACGCGGTAACGCTGGTGCAGGCGCTGGAGACATCGGTGATGGATGCCATTATGATTGGCTTCCCGCCCTACATCCGGCCTACGCAGCAGCAGGCAATCGCTTATGTGGAGGAGCTGCTTAGTCACACCTCTAAACCTGTTGCTCTCTATAATAATCCGGGAAGAACCGGATTCGATCTGACCCCGGAGTCGTTGTACACATTAATCCGCCGTTATCCGAACATTGTAGGGTATAAGGAAACAGGCGATTTGCAGCGGCATGCGGGGGTGGAGTACCCGGAGGAATTCATTCTTTTTGCTGCGGGGGATATGAAGCTTGTGGAGAATTTCGACTCAGGCCCTTGCAATGGTCTCTCCAGTGTGGCTGGAAATATATACCCCCGGGAGATCAAGGCCGCAGTGGAGCGGCTGCTGCGGCAGGAACAGGTGGAGGCTGGTCCCATCGAAGAGCGGGTCTCCCGGGTGTTCAACGGCCATGCCCTAATTAACATCAAACAGCATTACAACAGCATAGGCATTCAAGCGGGTGTCTGCCGGGCACCCCTTCTCTAA
- a CDS encoding DUF421 domain-containing protein: MHEIWSEIWKALVLIVVGMLVLRLAGRKSISQMTIPTTIAMISIGTIIVQPIADHSILITIVAAAVFIAVLIVVEWLQVRWNAFERLIKGPAVIVIAEGQLQPKNLRKLRLTVDELEMSLRGQGISRLSDVKTATIEPNGQLGYELQDSAKPVTMAQVEALFAKYLGGSGPANEAAYLDQPDPQTGLFEEIKLQ, from the coding sequence ATGCATGAAATCTGGAGTGAAATATGGAAGGCGCTGGTCCTGATTGTAGTTGGAATGCTGGTGCTTCGGCTTGCCGGACGGAAATCTATCTCGCAAATGACCATTCCAACGACGATCGCGATGATCTCGATAGGAACCATTATTGTGCAGCCGATAGCGGATCACAGTATCCTGATTACCATAGTGGCAGCAGCAGTCTTCATTGCTGTATTAATCGTGGTGGAATGGCTGCAGGTACGGTGGAATGCTTTTGAGCGGCTGATTAAGGGGCCTGCGGTTATTGTTATTGCGGAGGGACAGCTTCAGCCTAAGAATCTGAGGAAGCTGAGGTTAACCGTCGATGAGCTGGAGATGAGCCTGCGGGGACAGGGCATCTCCAGGCTCAGCGATGTTAAAACGGCGACGATTGAGCCTAACGGCCAGCTGGGATATGAACTGCAGGATTCCGCAAAGCCGGTCACTATGGCTCAGGTAGAGGCGCTCTTTGCTAAATATCTGGGCGGAAGCGGTCCGGCGAACGAGGCTGCATATCTGGATCAGCCTGATCCGCAGACGGGGCTTTTTGAGGAGATTAAGTTGCAGTAG
- a CDS encoding OsmC family protein encodes MKHPFHLKAVWNGGRNSEGHIDAGGLRTVISIPQEMGGPGTGTNPDEMLLGAAATCYLITLAAMLERSEIVPEGLTLASEATVDVTNNVFTYERIVHKPSILLQADATPAQLKLAERLAHKAEVSCMISRAVAGNVVIEAKPVVEIACENGQARIES; translated from the coding sequence ATGAAGCATCCTTTTCACCTGAAGGCGGTATGGAATGGAGGGCGTAACAGCGAAGGGCATATAGATGCAGGAGGACTGCGTACGGTCATATCGATTCCGCAGGAGATGGGCGGACCGGGAACCGGCACGAACCCGGACGAGATGCTGCTGGGCGCAGCAGCGACCTGTTACCTGATTACCCTGGCCGCGATGCTGGAGCGTTCGGAGATTGTTCCAGAGGGGCTGACTCTGGCGTCTGAGGCGACAGTAGATGTCACGAATAATGTGTTTACGTACGAGCGGATCGTGCATAAGCCCAGCATTCTGCTTCAGGCTGATGCGACACCGGCGCAGCTCAAGCTGGCAGAGCGGTTGGCACATAAGGCTGAAGTCTCATGCATGATCTCCAGAGCCGTGGCCGGGAACGTCGTTATAGAAGCTAAGCCAGTAGTGGAAATTGCTTGTGAGAACGGACAAGCCCGGATAGAGTCATAG
- a CDS encoding sensor histidine kinase: protein MLKGIRSRLIVYITLMLLLIVLLLEGVFIAAVHYYYLGSAMETLNTRATTSATFFNKYLESYSLNERARYILENLSPEESSKVEVLTPAGQVVINSFGFSSTEQVNTPDVRAALSSGKGSFQSIKPVNGERIMAVSIALKESGSTIGLLRYSVSAEPLYHVIVRIALNAAVIGLLVIGFGFMLSLIIAKRIVGPIQQLTGVAKEMATGNFAVRAERRYDDEVGTLAVTLNYMSEEILKSEKLKYDFISSVTHELRTPLTSIKGWGETLLVGDLSDRQETLQGLEVMTGETDRLIGLVEDLLDFSKFQAGEIRIVRQPYDLRGLLEDLLLQFRYRGQTKQIRLYADLPDQPLPVDGDFNRLKQVFVNLLDNAFKFTPAGGEIRLTAVLEGERITVTVADNGEGIEAADLAQLGTKFFKGRSRQSGSGLGLAICKEIIGLHDGQLRIESEFTEGTTVIVELPRYEVEQHFASTE, encoded by the coding sequence GTGCTGAAGGGAATCAGGTCCAGACTTATCGTCTATATTACCCTTATGCTGCTCCTGATCGTGCTGCTGCTGGAGGGGGTGTTCATTGCCGCTGTCCACTACTATTATCTGGGCAGTGCGATGGAGACATTGAATACAAGGGCCACGACTTCAGCGACCTTTTTCAATAAGTATCTGGAGAGCTACAGCTTGAATGAACGGGCGCGTTATATTCTGGAGAATCTCTCCCCTGAGGAGAGCAGTAAGGTGGAAGTGCTGACTCCGGCCGGGCAAGTGGTCATCAATTCCTTCGGCTTCTCCAGTACAGAGCAGGTGAATACCCCTGATGTCAGAGCAGCTCTGTCCAGCGGCAAAGGAAGCTTTCAGAGCATCAAGCCGGTGAACGGGGAACGAATTATGGCGGTCTCTATCGCGCTGAAGGAGTCGGGGAGCACAATTGGCTTGCTGCGTTACTCGGTCTCGGCAGAGCCTTTATATCATGTTATTGTGCGGATCGCGCTCAATGCAGCCGTCATCGGGCTGCTCGTCATTGGATTCGGCTTCATGCTCAGCCTGATTATCGCCAAACGGATCGTAGGGCCGATCCAGCAACTGACCGGGGTCGCCAAGGAAATGGCCACCGGTAATTTTGCCGTCCGGGCAGAGAGGCGGTATGACGATGAAGTCGGCACCCTTGCGGTAACGCTGAATTATATGTCGGAGGAAATTCTCAAGAGCGAGAAGCTCAAATATGATTTCATCTCCTCCGTCACCCATGAGCTGCGGACCCCGCTTACCTCCATCAAAGGCTGGGGGGAGACGCTGCTGGTCGGTGATTTGTCGGACAGGCAAGAGACGCTCCAGGGTCTTGAAGTCATGACCGGGGAGACAGACCGGCTGATCGGCCTGGTGGAGGATCTGCTCGACTTCTCCAAGTTCCAGGCCGGAGAGATCCGCATTGTACGCCAGCCATATGATCTCAGAGGCCTGCTGGAGGATCTGCTGCTGCAGTTCAGATACCGGGGGCAGACGAAGCAGATTCGCCTATATGCCGACCTTCCCGATCAGCCGCTGCCGGTGGACGGTGATTTTAACCGATTGAAGCAGGTCTTCGTCAATTTGCTGGATAATGCGTTCAAGTTCACCCCTGCGGGGGGTGAGATCCGTCTTACCGCAGTGCTGGAAGGTGAGCGGATAACCGTCACCGTTGCTGACAACGGCGAAGGCATCGAGGCTGCGGATCTGGCACAGCTTGGCACCAAATTCTTCAAAGGCCGCTCCCGTCAATCCGGCAGCGGCCTGGGCCTCGCCATCTGCAAAGAAATTATCGGGCTGCATGACGGGCAGCTGCGGATCGAGAGCGAATTCACCGAGGGAACCACGGTAATTGTAGAGCTGCCGCGCTACGAGGTGGAGCAGCATTTTGCCTCAACAGAGTAG
- a CDS encoding response regulator transcription factor, with the protein MKVLILEDEKPIRDLLCINLKRAGFEIAEASTGEEALSIAREQRDFDIAILDLMLPGLSGFEVCTLLRAQFPRLGIIMLTAKSQEIDKVMGLESGADDYVVKPFSPVELVARVRSLYRRMYPGEALPQENLIELPPFILMLDERKLLKDGQDIPLTPTEFMIVKLLMEQPNKAMNRDDILTAVWGQYFMGDLKIVDVNISRIRQKIGQESSGPQFLETVWGFGYIWRG; encoded by the coding sequence ATGAAAGTGCTGATACTGGAAGACGAGAAGCCGATCCGTGATCTGCTGTGCATCAACCTTAAACGGGCAGGCTTCGAGATCGCGGAGGCTTCTACCGGTGAAGAGGCGCTGAGCATTGCCCGGGAGCAGAGGGATTTCGACATCGCGATTCTCGACCTGATGCTGCCCGGACTCAGCGGGTTCGAGGTGTGTACGCTGCTGCGGGCACAGTTCCCCCGGCTGGGAATCATTATGCTCACCGCCAAAAGCCAGGAAATCGACAAGGTCATGGGCCTGGAATCCGGCGCAGACGACTATGTGGTCAAGCCCTTCAGTCCGGTGGAGCTGGTCGCCCGGGTGCGCTCGCTTTACCGCCGGATGTATCCTGGAGAAGCGCTGCCGCAAGAGAATCTCATCGAGCTTCCGCCTTTTATTCTGATGCTTGATGAACGGAAATTATTGAAGGACGGGCAGGATATCCCGCTGACCCCAACCGAGTTTATGATCGTTAAGCTGCTGATGGAGCAGCCGAACAAGGCCATGAACCGGGACGATATTCTAACCGCCGTATGGGGGCAGTACTTCATGGGGGATCTTAAAATTGTAGATGTGAATATCAGCCGAATCCGCCAGAAGATCGGACAGGAGTCCTCCGGGCCGCAGTTCCTTGAGACGGTGTGGGGATTCGGATATATTTGGAGGGGCTAA
- a CDS encoding glycoside hydrolase family 1 protein, which translates to MNTPFPEGFLWGGAVAANQLEGAYNEDGKGLSTQDVAPQGIKGPITEVPTEDNMKLVGIDFYHRYKEDIKLFAEMGFKVFRTSIAWSRIFPNGDELEPNEQGLQFYDDLFDECHKYGIEPLVTLSHYETPLHLSKQYDGWVNRQLVGFYERYARTVFTRYKDKVKYWLTFNEINSILHEPFMSGGIYTPKDKLSKQDLYQAIHHELVASAVAVKIGHEINPQAQIGCMILSMPTYPLTPNPDDVIAAMKSEHMNYFFGDVHARGVYPGYMKRYFRENGIEIHMEPGDADILKHTVDFISFSYYVSICETGDPSKRTQEGNLFSGAANPYLKASEWGWQIDPQGLRYVLNMFYDRYQKPLFIVENGLGAKDELITGEDGVPTVNDNYRIEYLNDHLVQVGEAIEDGVELMGYTSWGCIDLVSASTAQLSKRYGFIYVDRHDDNTGTLERYRKKSFHWYKEVIATNGQSLRR; encoded by the coding sequence ATGAATACACCATTTCCTGAAGGCTTCCTGTGGGGCGGCGCAGTCGCTGCGAACCAATTGGAAGGCGCATACAACGAGGACGGAAAGGGCCTGTCCACCCAGGACGTAGCTCCACAAGGAATCAAGGGCCCCATCACCGAGGTGCCTACCGAGGATAATATGAAGCTGGTCGGCATCGACTTTTACCACCGGTACAAGGAAGATATCAAGCTTTTTGCCGAAATGGGCTTCAAGGTCTTCCGCACCTCGATCGCCTGGTCCCGGATCTTCCCGAACGGCGACGAGCTGGAGCCTAATGAGCAAGGCCTGCAATTCTACGACGACCTGTTCGATGAATGTCACAAATACGGTATCGAGCCGCTGGTGACCCTCTCCCACTACGAAACTCCGCTGCACTTGTCCAAGCAGTATGACGGCTGGGTGAACCGGCAATTAGTCGGCTTCTATGAACGGTATGCCCGAACGGTATTCACCCGCTACAAGGACAAAGTCAAGTATTGGCTGACCTTCAACGAGATCAACTCCATCCTGCACGAGCCGTTCATGAGCGGCGGGATCTATACACCTAAGGACAAGCTGAGCAAGCAGGATCTGTATCAGGCCATTCATCACGAGCTGGTTGCAAGTGCCGTTGCGGTCAAAATCGGACATGAGATCAACCCGCAGGCCCAGATCGGCTGTATGATTCTAAGCATGCCTACGTACCCGCTCACACCTAACCCGGACGATGTCATTGCGGCCATGAAGTCAGAGCATATGAACTATTTCTTCGGGGATGTGCATGCCAGAGGCGTGTACCCTGGATATATGAAACGTTACTTCAGAGAGAATGGCATTGAGATTCACATGGAGCCTGGAGATGCAGACATTCTTAAGCATACCGTTGACTTTATCTCATTCAGCTACTATGTGAGCATCTGTGAGACTGGAGATCCCAGCAAACGCACCCAGGAAGGCAACCTGTTCAGCGGAGCGGCCAATCCATACCTGAAGGCCTCCGAATGGGGCTGGCAGATCGACCCGCAGGGTCTGCGCTATGTACTCAATATGTTCTATGACCGTTACCAGAAGCCTCTGTTTATTGTGGAGAATGGACTCGGGGCCAAGGACGAGCTGATTACCGGCGAAGACGGCGTGCCGACCGTGAATGACAACTACCGGATCGAGTACCTGAATGACCATCTGGTGCAGGTTGGCGAAGCCATCGAGGACGGCGTTGAACTCATGGGCTACACTTCATGGGGCTGCATTGACCTGGTCAGTGCGTCAACCGCACAGCTCAGTAAGCGCTACGGCTTCATCTATGTGGACCGCCACGACGACAATACCGGAACCCTGGAGCGTTACCGCAAGAAATCCTTCCACTGGTACAAGGAGGTTATTGCTACCAACGGGCAGAGCCTGCGGCGCTGA
- a CDS encoding LacI family DNA-binding transcriptional regulator, with product MSNLDQIAKLSGFSKATVSRVLNRSPHVSQATREIILKIMEELDYVPNGNAISLSRGETMQIGMVTEGINEVMLPFLNSFVETASRHGYQTIIYTSGGDPAKELQAFEDMRRKRVDALVISTCVNDQALLGSYCKYGPIVSWQRMELPEIQSVAMNQYDGYMLGLEHLIEKGYTRIANAWGRPASMNTSGRIQAYRDAARNYHLEVNPEWSHTGIFSIRQGEELIRRLLMIPGGPPNAILCANDMVAAGVLSEARRLKVKVPEELAVVGFDNTELAHTLGITSIDNPIAAQAQNALHLILCKLKGGEAEQEPLEFQLVERTTT from the coding sequence ATGTCGAATCTGGATCAAATCGCTAAACTGTCGGGATTCTCCAAAGCTACGGTATCGAGAGTACTGAATCGTTCTCCCCATGTGAGCCAGGCAACGCGGGAGATCATTCTGAAGATCATGGAAGAGCTGGACTATGTGCCGAACGGCAATGCCATCTCCTTGTCCAGAGGGGAGACCATGCAGATCGGGATGGTGACGGAGGGGATCAACGAGGTGATGCTGCCCTTCCTGAACAGCTTCGTGGAGACTGCGAGCCGGCACGGATATCAGACGATTATCTATACCTCCGGGGGCGATCCGGCCAAAGAGCTGCAAGCCTTCGAGGATATGCGGCGCAAAAGAGTCGATGCGCTCGTCATCAGTACCTGTGTTAACGATCAGGCGCTCTTGGGCTCCTATTGCAAATACGGGCCGATTGTCTCCTGGCAGCGGATGGAGCTTCCTGAGATTCAGAGTGTAGCCATGAATCAATATGACGGATATATGCTAGGGCTTGAACATCTGATTGAAAAGGGGTATACGCGGATTGCCAATGCCTGGGGCCGGCCGGCCAGCATGAATACCTCCGGGCGGATACAGGCCTACCGGGATGCTGCCCGCAACTATCATCTGGAGGTGAACCCGGAATGGTCGCATACAGGGATCTTTTCCATCCGGCAGGGTGAGGAGCTGATCCGCAGGCTGCTGATGATTCCAGGCGGGCCTCCGAATGCCATCCTCTGCGCCAATGATATGGTCGCGGCAGGGGTGCTGAGCGAAGCCCGAAGACTGAAGGTGAAGGTGCCAGAGGAGCTGGCGGTGGTCGGCTTCGACAACACGGAGCTGGCCCATACGCTAGGGATCACTTCGATTGATAATCCGATCGCTGCACAGGCACAGAATGCGCTGCATCTGATTCTCTGTAAGCTGAAGGGGGGAGAGGCGGAGCAGGAGCCGCTGGAATTTCAGCTGGTGGAGAGAACTACTACTTAA
- a CDS encoding DUF6710 family protein: protein MSAKQEFDNLMAFAKDLINENLGFYYDINYGYFQPETHPVVDFIRLIGRRIQSQLMLMPALYGEVNQMERMFSDNLFFDEWAEVTLDGRSFHFLMRQIDNSSRIINLARDLVFPSPWVPRKLRDSLIRIGEGTLNGSWRQDKDHQVTLWLPLGISFVEGSGHHSITAGIAKGEGELYPTSVYDISLIYDHVYTDGRYYYRTHDHSIISEVHFVECAAIFEIGRIMAAQKIIF from the coding sequence ATGAGTGCGAAACAAGAATTCGATAATCTCATGGCGTTTGCCAAGGATTTAATCAATGAGAATCTCGGCTTTTATTACGATATTAATTATGGCTACTTCCAGCCGGAGACCCACCCGGTTGTGGACTTCATCCGGCTGATCGGCAGACGTATCCAGAGCCAGCTTATGCTGATGCCCGCGCTCTACGGGGAGGTTAATCAGATGGAGCGGATGTTCTCGGACAACCTGTTCTTTGATGAATGGGCCGAGGTTACGCTGGATGGACGGAGCTTCCACTTCCTGATGCGGCAGATCGACAATAGCAGCAGGATCATCAACCTGGCACGTGACCTGGTCTTCCCCTCCCCCTGGGTTCCCCGCAAGCTGCGCGACAGCCTGATCCGCATCGGTGAAGGCACCCTGAACGGAAGCTGGCGGCAGGATAAGGATCATCAGGTTACCCTATGGCTTCCTCTCGGCATTTCCTTCGTGGAAGGCTCAGGCCATCACTCCATAACGGCGGGAATCGCCAAGGGCGAAGGGGAGCTCTACCCCACCTCAGTGTATGACATCAGTCTCATCTATGATCACGTGTACACCGACGGCAGGTATTACTACAGAACGCATGATCATTCGATCATCTCCGAGGTTCATTTCGTGGAATGTGCCGCCATCTTTGAGATCGGCCGGATCATGGCGGCGCAGAAGATTATTTTCTGA
- a CDS encoding carbohydrate kinase family protein, which translates to MNTVLCVGELLIDFFCTEADVSLTEGRHFAKQAGGAPANVSAAIARLGGHSAFLGKVGADPFGLFLKQTLEEQSVDTSMLLLDPAAPTTLAFVSRSASGERDFVFHRGADQLLRLEELDRAAVQDASMLHFGSATALLAEPFREVYITLMDDAKANGQFISFDPNYRGDLWAGRQEEFITLSRDGISKADLVKVSDEELQLITSQADCNAALDLLHEWGARAVAVTLGKDGTLISSPDSRLLVPSITIESIDSTGAGDAFIGALLCRISQLAHPAEFTRSAELQRDFVTFANRVGAIVCTKIGAIAALPTLDEVQEYAG; encoded by the coding sequence ATGAATACAGTCCTTTGTGTGGGCGAGCTGCTCATTGATTTCTTCTGCACCGAGGCGGACGTAAGCCTGACTGAAGGACGTCATTTCGCCAAGCAGGCGGGCGGGGCACCAGCGAACGTAAGTGCAGCCATCGCCCGGCTCGGCGGTCACTCCGCCTTCCTCGGCAAGGTCGGAGCCGATCCCTTCGGCCTCTTCCTGAAGCAGACGCTGGAAGAACAGAGCGTAGACACCTCAATGCTGCTGCTTGATCCCGCAGCACCAACTACACTGGCTTTCGTCTCACGGTCAGCCAGCGGGGAACGCGATTTTGTGTTCCACCGCGGGGCAGACCAGCTGCTTAGGCTCGAAGAGCTTGACCGGGCAGCTGTACAGGACGCTTCCATGCTTCACTTCGGTTCGGCCACTGCCCTGCTCGCCGAACCCTTCCGCGAAGTGTATATAACGCTAATGGATGATGCGAAGGCGAATGGGCAATTCATCTCCTTCGACCCCAATTACCGGGGCGACCTGTGGGCCGGCCGGCAGGAGGAATTCATTACGCTGTCCAGAGACGGTATCTCCAAGGCCGATCTGGTGAAGGTCAGCGACGAGGAGCTGCAGCTGATTACAAGCCAAGCGGACTGCAATGCTGCCCTCGATCTGCTGCATGAATGGGGAGCCAGAGCAGTAGCTGTTACTCTAGGCAAAGATGGCACCCTCATCTCCTCCCCGGACTCCCGGTTGCTGGTCCCAAGCATTACCATAGAGTCCATCGATTCCACCGGTGCCGGCGATGCCTTCATCGGAGCACTGCTCTGCCGGATCAGCCAGCTGGCCCATCCGGCAGAGTTCACCCGCAGCGCGGAGCTGCAGCGGGACTTCGTCACCTTCGCCAACCGGGTGGGGGCGATCGTCTGCACCAAGATCGGGGCGATTGCTGCGCTGCCGACACTGGACGAGGTCCAGGAGTATGCCGGGTAA